The Lactobacillus sp. CBA3605 genome contains a region encoding:
- a CDS encoding polysaccharide biosynthesis C-terminal domain-containing protein gives MKIIRNYFYTVGYNILILLTPLLTVPYISRVLGPTGVGINASTNSVITYFLLFGTVGITIYGNREIAFIRDNRAKRSQTFWEIEGLQLITISLAYLGFLIFLLVERQFKVYFFYQSFYIIAGAFDISWYFMGLEDFKKTVLRNTLVKLASLVAIFVFVKTRQDTGIYILILSLSQLLGNLTLWPYLRRSVNRPVWAKLHLFRHLRPSIALFIPQIATTVYLALNKTMLWQLDSVTASGFYDYSDKLIKLVLALVTATGTVMLPHIANLYMKQQMAKVKEYLYASFDFVLSISIPMAFGIAAIATSLAPWFFGVQFTAVNTLLMIEAPVIVLIGMSNVLGQQFLLPTRRTRDYTISVTIGAGVNILCNIPLILMWHVQGAMLATLLSEICVTAYQLFVTRHDLQLGRLMSCFGQYFIAGLAMFLVVYTLNQVMLISAVSLFEQIVIGLLVYLGLIFILQPKILAEAHHLRA, from the coding sequence ATGAAAATTATCAGGAATTACTTTTATACGGTCGGTTATAACATTTTAATCTTATTAACACCATTATTAACAGTACCGTACATTTCACGGGTACTAGGCCCAACCGGGGTCGGAATTAATGCGTCTACCAATTCGGTCATCACTTACTTTTTACTTTTTGGGACAGTTGGTATTACCATTTATGGCAATCGAGAAATCGCCTTTATCCGTGATAATCGTGCTAAACGCTCACAAACCTTTTGGGAGATCGAGGGATTACAGCTGATTACGATTAGCCTAGCCTACCTGGGCTTCTTAATTTTCTTATTGGTTGAACGGCAATTCAAAGTTTATTTCTTTTATCAGTCTTTTTACATTATTGCCGGTGCATTTGATATTTCTTGGTATTTTATGGGCCTGGAAGACTTTAAAAAAACGGTTTTGCGTAACACCTTAGTTAAGTTGGCCTCACTGGTCGCTATTTTTGTCTTTGTTAAGACCCGCCAAGATACCGGTATTTATATTTTAATTTTATCCTTATCACAATTACTTGGTAATTTGACTCTTTGGCCCTATTTACGGCGATCAGTTAATCGACCAGTATGGGCCAAGTTACACTTATTTCGCCATTTACGGCCATCCATTGCCTTATTTATCCCACAGATTGCCACGACTGTTTATCTGGCTTTGAATAAAACCATGCTTTGGCAATTAGATTCTGTCACAGCCTCTGGTTTTTACGACTACTCCGATAAACTCATCAAGCTCGTATTAGCCTTAGTCACAGCTACTGGGACCGTGATGCTACCACATATTGCGAACCTTTACATGAAGCAACAGATGGCTAAGGTCAAAGAATACTTATACGCTTCATTTGATTTCGTACTAAGTATCTCGATTCCCATGGCCTTTGGGATTGCTGCCATTGCAACTTCGTTAGCACCGTGGTTCTTCGGTGTCCAGTTCACAGCCGTTAACACCCTCTTGATGATTGAAGCACCCGTCATTGTTTTAATCGGAATGAGCAACGTCTTAGGTCAGCAATTCTTACTGCCAACCCGGCGGACACGGGACTACACGATTTCAGTCACGATTGGTGCTGGTGTTAACATTTTATGCAACATCCCACTAATTCTCATGTGGCATGTGCAGGGCGCCATGCTGGCCACCCTCCTGTCAGAAATTTGTGTGACGGCTTATCAGCTATTTGTGACTCGCCATGATTTACAATTAGGGCGCTTAATGAGTTGCTTTGGTCAATATTTCATTGCTGGGCTAGCCATGTTTCTCGTAGTCTATACGCTGAATCAAGTCATGTTAATTTCAGCAGTGAGTCTCTTTGAACAAATCGTCATTGGTCTATTAGTTTATCTGGGATTGATCTTCATTCTACAACCAAAAATTTTAGCCGAAGCGCACCATTTACGCGCATAA
- a CDS encoding glycosyltransferase family 2 protein, translated as MVKISIIIPTYNSVATIDRLITSIIQQTGFQDYEIICVDDGSTDQTWGRLQELASQHPMIRCYRQTNQKQAAARNNGLRHALGDYVMFADADDYWLPGLFEAVVPDLKQALTIFGIQKDYDQKQVLEVQSGTKGSHNQQQLIQNYLAKNVEMDVGVWNKVFSKAMIDHYQFQFSNGNFFEDSSFVLAFLAHVTPKDIRYIEKPFYVLNKHANTTTSQFSPAIIERAQRYYRGVVTTLTELHYADQTQQAILTALRCRLLLHVSHHYLVNNPQWSPQWERHFLAARLKTLPMLTNRLITWKYKLAYLTLRYVPRVYRLAYLNYKPEI; from the coding sequence ATGGTAAAAATTAGTATTATTATTCCAACTTATAATTCTGTAGCAACCATTGATCGACTGATTACCTCAATTATTCAGCAGACTGGTTTTCAGGACTACGAAATTATTTGTGTGGATGATGGTTCGACCGATCAAACTTGGGGGCGGTTGCAAGAATTAGCCAGTCAACATCCTATGATACGTTGCTATCGGCAGACCAATCAGAAGCAAGCCGCTGCACGTAATAATGGGCTACGACATGCGCTAGGGGACTATGTCATGTTTGCGGATGCGGATGATTACTGGCTACCGGGCTTATTCGAAGCGGTGGTTCCAGACTTAAAGCAGGCCTTAACGATTTTTGGTATTCAAAAGGACTATGACCAAAAACAAGTTTTAGAAGTGCAGTCGGGTACTAAAGGGAGTCATAATCAGCAACAACTCATTCAAAATTATTTGGCTAAAAATGTTGAAATGGATGTTGGCGTCTGGAACAAGGTGTTTTCAAAAGCGATGATTGATCATTATCAGTTTCAATTTTCAAATGGTAATTTCTTTGAGGACAGCAGCTTTGTCTTAGCCTTTCTAGCACATGTCACCCCCAAAGATATCCGGTACATTGAAAAGCCATTCTACGTCCTGAATAAGCATGCAAATACAACGACTAGCCAGTTTTCGCCAGCGATTATTGAACGGGCACAGCGGTATTACCGGGGTGTAGTAACAACGTTAACTGAGTTGCACTATGCCGACCAGACGCAGCAAGCTATTTTAACGGCATTGCGCTGTCGGTTGTTATTACACGTCAGTCATCATTATTTGGTAAATAATCCTCAATGGTCGCCGCAGTGGGAACGCCATTTCCTAGCAGCCCGACTTAAAACGCTGCCGATGTTAACGAATCGGTTGATTACCTGGAAATATAAATTAGCATATTTGACGTTACGGTATGTGCCACGGGTTTATCGGCTTGCCTATCTTAACTACAAACCTGAAATCTGA
- a CDS encoding sugar transferase, with amino-acid sequence MEYKEREIRPITIDVESQHHRYGYRLVKRLFDFVASLVGLVILSPLFLVVAIAIKVEDPKGSVFYSQIRLGQGQLPFKMYKFRSMVSNADELLAQLLKENEVDGAMFKMRDDPRVTRTGRFIRKYSIDELPQLLNVLLGQMSLVGPRPPLPREVAEYTDYDKQRLTVKPGCTGLWQATVRNSVGFDEMVKLDLIYISRRSVGFDLYVLFKTVMVFIRPNGAF; translated from the coding sequence ATGGAATACAAAGAACGGGAAATTCGACCAATTACAATTGATGTTGAAAGTCAGCACCACCGCTACGGCTATCGCCTAGTAAAACGACTATTCGACTTCGTGGCCAGTTTAGTGGGCTTAGTGATCTTATCACCATTGTTCCTAGTCGTCGCAATCGCCATTAAAGTAGAAGACCCTAAGGGGAGCGTATTCTACTCACAGATTCGACTAGGCCAAGGTCAACTACCCTTTAAAATGTACAAGTTTCGCTCCATGGTTTCTAATGCTGATGAATTATTGGCACAGCTACTTAAAGAAAATGAAGTCGACGGTGCCATGTTTAAAATGCGCGATGATCCCCGGGTCACTCGGACTGGACGCTTCATCCGTAAATACAGTATTGACGAACTGCCACAATTACTCAATGTTCTTTTGGGCCAAATGAGCTTAGTTGGGCCACGGCCACCGTTGCCACGTGAAGTTGCTGAATATACTGATTACGATAAGCAACGGCTCACCGTTAAGCCCGGTTGTACCGGCTTATGGCAGGCTACGGTACGTAACAGTGTTGGCTTTGACGAAATGGTCAAGCTAGACTTGATTTACATTTCCCGCCGGAGCGTTGGCTTTGATTTGTACGTCCTCTTTAAAACCGTCATGGTCTTTATTCGGCCCAATGGTGCCTTTTAA
- a CDS encoding DUF2922 domain-containing protein yields the protein MKILDMSFKTSTNKIHHLKLRYASDGLTKEVVTKAMADLVATNLFNKEGENLIVEPVAAKYVETLETPIVDAPTA from the coding sequence ATGAAAATCTTAGATATGAGCTTTAAAACAAGTACCAATAAGATTCATCACTTGAAGTTACGCTACGCCAGTGATGGCTTGACTAAAGAAGTGGTCACCAAAGCAATGGCCGATTTAGTTGCCACTAACCTATTCAACAAAGAAGGTGAAAACTTGATTGTTGAACCAGTTGCTGCTAAATATGTTGAAACCCTTGAGACACCCATCGTTGATGCTCCGACTGCTTAA
- a CDS encoding sigma-70 family RNA polymerase sigma factor, producing the protein MRTDRFENQTAFNLLAEPPHQRLLYGALKAANVTKGHPQFEDCVTVAHLTWLAAYQNYVPALPENLSDFRKFAFRRIKWRTVDYLRKQTLRTQVQVPLEKAAELSITPMALCEQTWQLTDLLTRLLAQCRPGERIYLVEFFLAEQSVPMIMRTHGVSRRTVYNWRASLLVKARAIYAQAR; encoded by the coding sequence ATGCGCACTGATCGCTTTGAAAACCAAACCGCCTTTAACTTATTAGCCGAACCGCCTCACCAACGCCTCTTATATGGCGCTTTAAAAGCCGCCAATGTGACCAAGGGCCATCCCCAATTTGAGGATTGTGTGACTGTTGCTCATTTAACTTGGCTTGCAGCTTATCAAAATTATGTGCCGGCCTTACCTGAGAATTTATCAGACTTTCGTAAATTTGCCTTTCGCCGCATTAAATGGCGCACGGTGGATTATCTTCGTAAACAAACCCTACGGACCCAAGTTCAAGTACCGCTGGAAAAAGCCGCTGAATTAAGCATTACACCGATGGCCCTGTGCGAACAAACTTGGCAATTGACCGACTTGCTAACACGGCTACTCGCGCAATGTCGCCCCGGGGAACGGATTTATTTAGTGGAATTCTTCTTAGCTGAACAGTCCGTCCCAATGATTATGCGGACCCATGGCGTTAGTCGCCGGACCGTCTATAATTGGCGAGCGAGCCTCCTCGTCAAAGCCCGGGCTATCTATGCGCAAGCCCGCTAA
- the recX gene encoding recombination regulator RecX has product MVKKITKIMAQKRSGRFNVYLDDKYAFPMSETVMIKFRVFKGMEVDEALQAELIAADDISKAYSRALDYLSSQLRTEKEVHDKLRDEDLDEGVITTTMQQLRELNLLDDAQYAAAYVRTVKATADKGPYVIRQKLRLKGVGEQLIDDALATQFSSDDRLENATAAAQKLVKRYQRQAFKTMQQKVRQGLMTKGFDGETITAAIAALALTPDEDAQWDALVTQGEKLWRRNRKYAFSERRQRTKRNLYQKGFLMDDINKFIDEQVDGE; this is encoded by the coding sequence ATGGTAAAAAAGATTACAAAGATTATGGCGCAAAAGCGTTCTGGACGTTTTAACGTTTATTTAGACGATAAGTATGCATTTCCAATGAGTGAAACGGTTATGATTAAGTTTCGTGTTTTCAAAGGGATGGAAGTTGATGAGGCGTTGCAAGCGGAATTAATTGCCGCAGATGACATTTCCAAAGCCTATTCACGGGCGTTGGATTATCTCTCAAGTCAGTTGCGGACGGAAAAAGAAGTTCATGATAAGTTACGCGATGAGGACTTGGATGAAGGGGTCATCACAACGACCATGCAACAATTACGTGAGCTGAATTTGTTAGACGATGCTCAGTATGCGGCCGCCTATGTGCGTACAGTTAAGGCGACGGCCGATAAAGGACCATATGTGATTCGGCAAAAGTTACGTCTTAAAGGGGTCGGGGAACAATTGATTGATGATGCTTTAGCGACGCAATTTAGTTCAGATGATCGACTTGAAAATGCAACTGCAGCTGCTCAAAAGCTGGTTAAACGTTATCAACGGCAAGCATTTAAAACAATGCAACAAAAAGTTCGACAAGGCTTGATGACCAAAGGCTTCGATGGCGAAACAATCACGGCGGCTATTGCGGCGTTAGCCTTAACCCCCGATGAGGATGCCCAATGGGATGCGCTCGTGACGCAAGGTGAGAAGTTATGGCGTCGTAACCGGAAGTATGCTTTTTCAGAACGACGGCAGCGCACGAAGCGTAATCTGTATCAAAAAGGTTTCTTAATGGATGATATTAATAAATTTATTGATGAACAGGTTGATGGCGAATGA
- a CDS encoding DUF402 domain-containing protein, with the protein MTREAKGPKEGDFITIKSYKHDGSLHRTWRDTMVLKTSENVLIGCNDHTLVTEDDGRRWVTREPAIVYFHKHYWFNIVAMIRDNGVSYYCNLASPYVLDKEALKYIDYDLDVKVFPDGERRLLDVDEYEEHGAKWQYPTETDQILKANVKVLVDWIKHKKGPFSQEYIDIWYSRYQELSRRQ; encoded by the coding sequence ATGACGCGCGAAGCTAAGGGACCTAAGGAAGGCGACTTCATTACGATCAAAAGCTATAAGCACGACGGGAGTTTACATCGAACTTGGCGCGATACAATGGTACTCAAAACAAGCGAAAATGTCTTAATTGGTTGTAACGATCACACGCTGGTCACCGAAGATGATGGCCGTCGGTGGGTGACCCGCGAACCGGCAATCGTTTATTTTCATAAGCATTATTGGTTTAATATCGTGGCGATGATTCGCGATAACGGCGTTTCGTATTATTGCAACTTAGCGTCACCATACGTTTTAGATAAAGAAGCCTTGAAGTACATCGACTATGACTTGGACGTCAAGGTCTTTCCGGATGGTGAACGTCGCTTATTGGACGTTGATGAGTATGAGGAACATGGGGCTAAGTGGCAATATCCAACTGAAACCGACCAAATTCTGAAGGCTAATGTGAAGGTGCTCGTTGATTGGATCAAACATAAAAAGGGGCCTTTTTCACAAGAATATATTGATATTTGGTATAGCCGTTATCAAGAATTATCACGTCGGCAATAG
- a CDS encoding helix-turn-helix domain-containing protein, which produces MAFMKLDNGELLKNIRRFAKKNGLTLAEVATLAGLSVSAIYSWKQHTPSKGTLKEVAQVLGTSYAKLVGKGSRNDQVTAVDLKKVVENQKNEFEYNGQPVSPAQLKIIRNVLKTMFERGQS; this is translated from the coding sequence ATGGCCTTCATGAAGCTAGATAATGGCGAGTTATTAAAAAATATTCGACGGTTCGCGAAAAAAAATGGGTTAACTTTAGCCGAGGTCGCGACGCTAGCTGGTCTAAGCGTTAGTGCTATTTATAGTTGGAAGCAGCATACGCCATCGAAAGGGACCTTAAAAGAAGTTGCGCAAGTCCTCGGGACGAGCTATGCCAAGTTAGTGGGTAAAGGGTCGCGTAATGATCAAGTGACCGCAGTTGATTTAAAAAAAGTCGTTGAAAATCAGAAGAATGAGTTTGAATATAATGGGCAACCAGTCTCACCCGCCCAACTTAAAATTATTCGTAATGTGTTAAAAACGATGTTTGAGCGCGGACAATCTTAA
- a CDS encoding type II toxin-antitoxin system Phd/YefM family antitoxin, translated as MKKVTSTLAKKNINQLLTIVNQGHDTIEVENPNTQDSAVMVSMKDWLQIVATLAKQNNHDMEFS; from the coding sequence ATGAAAAAAGTCACAAGTACCTTGGCAAAGAAAAATATCAACCAGCTGTTAACAATCGTTAACCAAGGCCATGATACGATTGAGGTTGAGAATCCTAATACGCAGGATTCAGCTGTGATGGTTAGTATGAAAGATTGGCTACAGATTGTCGCAACCTTAGCCAAACAAAATAATCATGATATGGAATTTAGCTAA
- a CDS encoding L-lactate dehydrogenase, with the protein MSRKIAIIGMGHVGSTAAHYIIANGFADDLVLIDPNTGKVEADALDFKDAMPNLPTHTNLIVNDYAALKDTDVIISALGNIKLQDNPTDDRFAELPFTSQQVKSVAAKIKASGFNGIIVAITNPVDVITSIYQAVTGLPKAHVIGTGTLLDSARMKRAVADRLHLDPRSVTGYNLGEHGNSQFTAWSTVRVFDQPITTLAADRGLDLAELDTEARRGGFTIFHGKKYTSYGVATAAVRLTNIILNDALTELPVSNYRDEYGVYLSYPAIVGRNGIVEQVQLDLTPEELQKLQVSADYIKTKFTESQTN; encoded by the coding sequence ATGTCACGAAAAATTGCCATTATTGGCATGGGTCATGTCGGTTCAACCGCTGCCCATTACATCATTGCCAACGGTTTTGCTGATGACTTGGTCCTGATTGACCCTAATACGGGCAAAGTTGAAGCGGATGCCTTGGATTTCAAAGATGCCATGCCCAACCTACCGACCCACACCAACCTCATTGTTAATGATTACGCCGCCCTAAAAGACACCGATGTCATCATTTCAGCCTTAGGAAATATTAAGCTCCAAGATAATCCCACCGATGACCGCTTTGCCGAACTTCCCTTTACCAGCCAACAAGTCAAAAGCGTGGCTGCTAAGATTAAAGCTAGTGGATTTAACGGCATTATTGTCGCCATCACCAATCCAGTCGATGTCATCACGTCCATCTATCAGGCCGTCACAGGGCTCCCCAAAGCTCACGTGATTGGTACTGGCACCCTATTGGACTCAGCACGGATGAAACGAGCCGTCGCTGACCGCCTCCACTTAGATCCACGGTCTGTGACTGGCTATAATTTAGGCGAACACGGTAACTCTCAGTTCACCGCTTGGTCAACAGTTCGTGTCTTCGACCAACCAATTACAACGCTAGCCGCCGACCGCGGGTTGGATTTAGCAGAATTGGATACGGAAGCACGTCGAGGTGGCTTTACCATCTTCCATGGCAAGAAGTATACGAGTTACGGGGTTGCAACGGCTGCGGTACGCCTCACCAACATTATTTTAAACGATGCCTTAACTGAGTTACCCGTTTCTAACTATCGCGACGAGTACGGCGTCTACCTCTCCTATCCGGCCATTGTTGGCCGTAACGGGATTGTCGAACAGGTTCAACTCGACCTCACCCCTGAAGAATTACAAAAATTACAAGTTTCAGCGGACTACATCAAAACTAAGTTTACTGAAAGCCAAACTAACTAA
- a CDS encoding AI-2E family transporter, whose translation MLKRLKESSLMFWSLEILIVAALIWVCTKLGFLFQPIGTFLNVVFMPIVISGFLFYMLNPLVKMLTKVHYKRFRISRTGAVTIVFVLLVGVLAYGAVSLIPRLVTQVTQLIYNLPSLTTEIQKAATKMINNSSILKKVDLSSYVSQFNGEISKYAQNFLASLSTSIVTVISTITSVTIMAITIPVVLFYMLKDGEKFIPAISRFLPRKQRPEIVGLIQKMGDTISSYIGGQVIECIFVGTFTAIGYMLISQPYGLLLGVVAGLANIIPYLGPYIGIAPSLIVAFTQSPMQVVYVVIIVVIVQQVDGNLIYPNIIGRTLKIHPLTIIILLLAAGNIAGILGMILAIPFYAVVRTVVVYLFNIVQLRNAENLRMQTTVYQPQRAKATQPAAKKTKA comes from the coding sequence GTGCTTAAGCGCCTAAAAGAGTCTTCGCTAATGTTTTGGTCGCTCGAAATTTTGATTGTGGCGGCATTAATCTGGGTTTGTACGAAACTTGGCTTTTTATTTCAGCCGATTGGCACATTTTTGAATGTGGTTTTCATGCCCATTGTTATTTCGGGATTTTTGTTTTATATGCTCAATCCACTCGTTAAAATGTTAACCAAGGTCCATTATAAACGGTTTCGAATTTCACGAACGGGAGCGGTTACGATTGTCTTTGTGCTGCTAGTAGGGGTGCTAGCTTATGGCGCCGTGTCATTAATTCCTCGTCTGGTGACGCAGGTGACGCAGTTAATTTATAATTTGCCGAGCTTGACGACGGAGATCCAAAAAGCCGCCACTAAAATGATTAATAATAGTAGTATTTTGAAAAAAGTTGATCTAAGTTCCTATGTTAGTCAATTTAATGGGGAAATTAGTAAGTATGCGCAAAACTTTTTAGCCTCATTATCGACTAGTATCGTGACCGTTATTTCGACGATTACTAGTGTAACGATTATGGCAATCACGATTCCAGTCGTGTTGTTTTATATGCTAAAAGATGGCGAGAAGTTCATTCCAGCCATCAGTCGGTTTTTGCCACGGAAACAACGGCCTGAAATCGTCGGTCTTATCCAAAAAATGGGCGACACGATTTCTAGTTATATTGGTGGTCAGGTGATCGAATGTATTTTCGTTGGGACTTTTACTGCGATTGGCTACATGTTGATCTCGCAACCGTATGGCTTATTACTTGGGGTCGTCGCTGGGTTGGCGAACATTATTCCTTACCTAGGACCATATATTGGGATTGCGCCATCGCTAATTGTTGCGTTTACGCAATCACCGATGCAGGTCGTCTACGTGGTGATTATTGTCGTCATCGTGCAACAAGTTGATGGGAACTTAATTTACCCGAACATTATTGGCCGGACACTGAAAATTCATCCGTTGACCATTATCATTCTCTTATTAGCAGCTGGAAATATTGCAGGAATTTTAGGGATGATTTTAGCGATTCCATTCTACGCAGTGGTACGGACGGTCGTCGTTTATCTGTTTAATATTGTCCAATTGCGAAATGCAGAAAACTTACGGATGCAGACCACCGTGTACCAACCGCAACGAGCTAAAGCCACACAACCAGCCGCTAAAAAGACCAAAGCATAA
- the tagD gene encoding glycerol-3-phosphate cytidylyltransferase yields the protein MKKVITYGTFDLLHKGHIRLLKRAKALGDHLTVCVSTDEFNAQKGKHAYTSFEDRKYILEAIKYVDEVIPETTWDQKISDVVDHQIDVFVMGDDWEGKFDFLKDYCEVVYLPRTAGISTSKIKKDLGVPD from the coding sequence TTGAAAAAAGTAATTACGTATGGCACGTTTGACTTATTGCATAAGGGTCATATTCGACTTTTAAAACGCGCTAAAGCGCTGGGCGATCATCTTACTGTTTGTGTTTCGACGGATGAGTTCAACGCCCAAAAGGGCAAACATGCGTATACCTCCTTTGAGGATCGCAAGTATATTTTAGAAGCCATTAAATACGTCGATGAAGTGATTCCAGAAACAACATGGGATCAAAAAATTAGTGACGTGGTTGACCACCAGATTGATGTTTTTGTAATGGGGGACGATTGGGAAGGTAAGTTTGATTTCCTAAAGGATTACTGTGAAGTCGTCTACCTACCGCGTACGGCGGGAATTTCAACCTCTAAAATCAAAAAAGATCTCGGTGTACCAGATTGA
- a CDS encoding peptide chain release factor 3, with the protein MNKSELAAAVDTRRTFAIISHPDAGKTTITEQMLLFGGVVRQAGTVKARKSGSFAKSDWMEIEKKRGISVTSSVMQFDYDGKRINILDTPGHEDFSEDTYRTLMAVDSAIMVIDSAKGIEPQTKKLFQICKMRGIPIFTFMNKLDRDGREPLDLLNEVEEVLGIETYPMNWPIGMGKGLKGLYDRYNHRIELYHNEAHGRTFLPLNEAGEVTVENDLTKDSIYRDVLDEMELIEAAGNEFDEQKIADGDMTPVFFGSALTNFGVETFLKTYLKYAPKPNVHKTRADTIIKPTDDEFSAFVFKIQANMNPNHRDRIAFVRICSGEFDRGMDVFLQRTGKKMRLNNSTQFMADTRETVETAVAGDIVGLYDTGNFQIGDTIYDGKQAIQFEKLPQFTPELFMRVTAKNVMKQKSFHKGIEQLVQEGAVQLYTSYSTGDYVLGAVGQLQFEVFKFRMQNEYNSEVVMEPMGNKTARWIDPAQLDEKMSSSRNLLVKDQAGAPLFLFENAFAERWFSEKYPDVKLTAKL; encoded by the coding sequence ATGAATAAATCAGAATTAGCAGCGGCAGTTGACACCCGCCGGACTTTTGCAATTATCTCTCATCCGGATGCTGGGAAAACGACGATTACTGAACAGATGCTGTTGTTTGGGGGCGTTGTGCGCCAAGCTGGGACGGTTAAAGCCCGTAAAAGTGGTAGTTTTGCCAAATCTGACTGGATGGAAATCGAAAAGAAGCGGGGCATTTCTGTCACGAGTTCGGTGATGCAGTTTGATTATGATGGCAAACGCATCAATATTTTGGATACTCCTGGACATGAGGACTTTTCCGAAGATACCTATCGGACGTTAATGGCCGTTGATTCAGCAATCATGGTCATTGATTCAGCCAAGGGAATCGAACCACAAACGAAAAAACTCTTCCAAATTTGTAAAATGCGGGGGATTCCGATTTTTACCTTCATGAATAAGTTGGATCGCGATGGCCGTGAACCGTTGGACCTCTTAAATGAAGTCGAAGAAGTCTTGGGCATTGAAACGTATCCAATGAATTGGCCGATTGGGATGGGTAAAGGGCTAAAAGGCTTATACGACCGGTATAATCATCGGATTGAACTCTATCATAATGAAGCCCATGGTCGGACTTTCTTACCATTGAATGAAGCGGGAGAAGTCACGGTCGAAAACGACTTGACTAAGGATAGTATTTATCGAGATGTCTTGGATGAGATGGAACTTATCGAAGCAGCCGGTAATGAATTTGATGAACAAAAAATCGCTGATGGGGATATGACCCCAGTCTTCTTTGGGTCAGCCTTAACTAACTTTGGGGTTGAAACGTTTTTGAAGACCTATTTGAAATATGCACCAAAACCAAATGTGCATAAGACGCGTGCGGATACGATTATCAAGCCAACTGATGATGAATTTTCAGCATTTGTGTTCAAAATTCAAGCTAATATGAATCCTAATCACCGTGATCGGATTGCATTTGTTCGAATCTGTTCCGGTGAATTTGACCGTGGGATGGATGTCTTCTTACAAAGAACGGGCAAGAAGATGCGTTTAAATAATTCGACACAATTCATGGCCGATACGCGTGAAACGGTTGAGACGGCGGTTGCGGGAGATATTGTCGGGTTATATGATACCGGGAACTTCCAAATTGGAGATACCATTTATGATGGCAAACAAGCGATTCAGTTTGAAAAGTTGCCACAATTTACACCGGAACTCTTTATGCGGGTCACTGCGAAGAACGTCATGAAACAAAAGTCCTTCCATAAAGGGATTGAACAGTTGGTACAAGAAGGCGCTGTCCAATTGTATACCTCGTATTCAACGGGCGACTATGTGCTAGGGGCCGTGGGTCAACTTCAATTCGAAGTCTTCAAGTTCCGGATGCAAAATGAATATAATTCAGAAGTTGTCATGGAACCAATGGGGAATAAGACCGCACGCTGGATTGATCCAGCGCAATTAGATGAAAAGATGTCTAGTTCACGTAACTTACTTGTGAAGGATCAAGCCGGGGCGCCACTGTTCTTATTTGAAAATGCGTTTGCCGAACGTTGGTTTAGTGAAAAGTATCCAGACGTGAAGTTAACGGCTAAATTATAA